One part of the [Synechococcus] sp. NIES-970 genome encodes these proteins:
- a CDS encoding dGTP triphosphohydrolase — MCNSTKMTERRSKEDNQLGLFNASESNTDYQRDRARVIHSSAFRRLQSKTQVLGLGESDFYRTRLTHSLEAAQIGSGICETLKEKYNDKEKYIKYIPSLHLIESICLSHDIGHPPFGHGGEVALNYCMSKHGGFEGNGQTLRIISKLGEYSPEHGFDLTRRAMLGILKYPAIYEEVVKSNQSDSDSLDPISLNDWKPPKCIFKDEIEVLDWILEAFCDQDKEQFKKTETADGSSHKRSVYNAFDTSIMELADDIAYGIHDLEDALALDLISLEQWNQEIIEELKHDGLDDCILIKNQKFYEQKLFSKSNKDRKHAISKFVSHFISNVEIQERNQFEHKLLDYKAILPDPEAKKLKLIKKFVVKHVIKRTEVQTLEYRGQQMLVKLFKALQANPKRLLPKNTLEKYESAEDRKERTLSDYVSGMTDSYATKLYNRLFNPNMGSIFDRL; from the coding sequence ATGTGTAATTCGACAAAAATGACAGAGAGAAGATCTAAAGAAGACAATCAACTAGGCCTATTCAATGCTTCAGAATCTAACACTGATTATCAAAGGGACAGAGCTCGGGTTATTCATTCATCTGCTTTTAGAAGATTGCAATCAAAGACTCAAGTCCTAGGATTAGGAGAGAGTGACTTCTATAGAACAAGGCTTACTCATTCATTAGAAGCAGCTCAAATAGGATCAGGTATATGCGAAACTTTAAAAGAAAAGTACAATGACAAGGAAAAATATATTAAATATATTCCATCATTACACTTAATAGAATCAATTTGTTTGTCGCATGATATTGGTCATCCACCTTTTGGTCACGGTGGAGAAGTTGCACTGAACTATTGTATGTCAAAACATGGAGGGTTTGAGGGCAATGGTCAGACTCTTAGAATAATATCAAAATTGGGTGAATATTCTCCAGAACATGGTTTTGATCTAACTAGAAGAGCAATGCTGGGAATTTTAAAGTATCCTGCTATCTATGAAGAGGTAGTAAAATCGAACCAATCAGATAGTGACTCTCTTGATCCTATTAGCCTAAATGATTGGAAGCCCCCTAAGTGTATATTTAAAGATGAAATAGAAGTACTTGATTGGATCTTAGAAGCTTTTTGCGATCAGGATAAAGAACAATTCAAAAAAACAGAAACTGCTGATGGCAGTTCCCACAAAAGATCAGTCTATAATGCTTTTGATACTTCAATTATGGAATTAGCTGATGATATTGCATATGGCATTCATGACTTGGAAGATGCTTTAGCGCTGGATTTAATCAGCTTAGAGCAGTGGAATCAAGAGATTATCGAAGAGCTCAAACATGATGGATTAGATGATTGTATCCTCATCAAAAATCAAAAATTTTATGAACAAAAATTATTTTCTAAATCCAACAAAGATCGCAAGCATGCAATTAGTAAATTTGTCAGTCATTTTATTTCGAATGTAGAAATTCAAGAAAGAAATCAATTCGAGCATAAACTCTTGGACTATAAAGCCATACTTCCTGATCCAGAAGCAAAAAAGTTGAAACTAATAAAAAAATTTGTCGTCAAACATGTGATAAAAAGAACAGAAGTGCAAACACTAGAGTATAGAGGCCAGCAGATGTTAGTTAAACTTTTTAAGGCTCTTCAAGCCAATCCCAAAAGATTATTACCTAAGAATACCCTAGAAAAATATGAAAGTGCTGAAGATCGAAAAGAAAGAACACTATCAGATTATGTGTCTGGCATGACAGATAGTTATGCGACAAAACTGTACAACAGACTTTTTAATCCAAACATGGGGTCAATATTTGATAGGCTATAA